The following is a genomic window from Candidatus Effluviviaceae Genus I sp..
ACGGTCCGTGTGTTCCCGCGCTCGTTCGGACTGCCGACCACCATCATGATCCGTCTGCCCATCGACGCCCCCCCCGCGCCACGGCCCGCCGACGCGGGCCTGCGCCCGTCTAACTGATCACGCCCTTCACGTACTCCCGCGTCATCTGCTCGCGCGGGTTCTCGAGCACCTCGCGCGCCGGCCCGTGCTCGACGAGCTCGCCCATGTACAGGAAGAGGACGTAGTCCGCCAGTCGGCGTGCCTGCCTCAGGATGTGCGTGACGAGCACGATGGTGTAGTCGTCCTTGAGCTCCAGGAAGCGCTGCTCGATGCGCTGGCTCGACCTCGGATCGAGCGCCGAGGTCGGCTCGTCGCCGAGGATGATCTCCGGCTCGACCGCGAGCCCGCGCGAGAGGCACAGGCGCTGCTGCTGTCCCACGGAGAGGTCCGACGCCGGCTCGTGCAGGCGGTCCTTCACCTCGTCCCACAGCCCGGACTCCCGGAGGTGCAACTCGACGATCCGGTCGAGGTCGCGCCGCCGCCAGACGCCGTGGATGCGCGGGCCGTACGCGACATTCTCGTAGATGGACATGGGCAACGGATACGGGCGCTGCGAGAGGAGCCCCATCCGGCGGCGGACCTCGGTCACGTCCACCCTCGGATCGAAGATGTCCTCGCCGTCCACGAGGACGTTGCCCGTGATCCTCACCCCCTCGACCGTCTCCACAAGCCGGTTGAACGTGCGGAGCAGCGTGCTCTTCCCGCATCCCGACGGCCCGATGATGGCCGTGATCCGCTTCTCGGGGATGTCCACGCTCACGTCCTTGAGCGCCTGCATCGCGCCGTAGA
Proteins encoded in this region:
- a CDS encoding phosphate ABC transporter ATP-binding protein, with translation MSGRTHISVRNLNVFYGAMQALKDVSVDIPEKRITAIIGPSGCGKSTLLRTFNRLVETVEGVRITGNVLVDGEDIFDPRVDVTEVRRRMGLLSQRPYPLPMSIYENVAYGPRIHGVWRRRDLDRIVELHLRESGLWDEVKDRLHEPASDLSVGQQQRLCLSRGLAVEPEIILGDEPTSALDPRSSQRIEQRFLELKDDYTIVLVTHILRQARRLADYVLFLYMGELVEHGPAREVLENPREQMTREYVKGVIS